A single Streptomyces mirabilis DNA region contains:
- a CDS encoding N-acetylmuramoyl-L-alanine amidase — translation MAPPMSAGGFLNRLREEGLTVVEVGEWERHNRNHKGPWGPVYGVMIHHTVTSGSEHTVGICRDGRPDLPGPLCHGVITKDGVLHLVGYGRANHAGLGDDDVLRAVIAEKALPPDNEANTDGNRHFYGFECENLGDGKDPWPEVQLEAIEKVAAAICRHHGWTERSLIGHLEWQPGKVDPCGFTMASMRERVRDRLK, via the coding sequence ATGGCCCCACCCATGTCCGCGGGCGGTTTCCTGAACCGGCTCAGGGAGGAAGGCCTCACTGTCGTCGAGGTCGGCGAATGGGAGCGTCACAACCGCAATCACAAGGGGCCCTGGGGTCCGGTGTACGGCGTGATGATCCACCACACGGTGACCTCGGGCAGCGAGCACACCGTCGGGATCTGTCGTGACGGCCGCCCGGACCTGCCCGGTCCGCTGTGCCACGGCGTCATCACCAAGGACGGTGTCCTGCACCTCGTGGGCTACGGCCGGGCCAACCACGCGGGTCTGGGTGACGACGACGTGCTGCGCGCCGTGATCGCGGAGAAGGCACTCCCGCCGGACAACGAGGCGAACACCGACGGCAACCGCCACTTCTACGGCTTCGAGTGCGAGAACCTCGGCGACGGAAAGGATCCGTGGCCCGAGGTGCAGTTGGAGGCCATCGAGAAGGTCGCGGCCGCGATCTGCCGCCACCACGGCTGGACGGAGCGTTCACTCATCGGCCACCTGGAGTGGCAGCCGGGCAAGGTCGACCCGTGCGGCTTCACGATGGCCTCGATGAGAGAGCGCGTCCGCGACCGCCTCAAGTGA
- a CDS encoding 1-aminocyclopropane-1-carboxylate deaminase/D-cysteine desulfhydrase, whose product MPSPATPDDPNTPATPDAPEALDPTALRPRLPSPLCQVADERFARHGVRLLLKRDDLIHPELIGNKWRKLAPNLRAAAGRTVVTFGGAYSNHLRATAAAGRLLGLTTVGVVRGQELADRPLNPSLNRCAADGMRLHFVDRSTYRRKSEPETLAALLRSMDAEDAYVVPEGGSNSLAVRGCQELGAELRGHGGVDVAALACGTGGTLAGLAAGLAPDQRALGVPVLKGGFLEGDISALQEAAFGGHRGTWSLDDRFHFGGYARTTPELDSFAADFEQRHGLPVERLYVAKMLYGLVTLMEEGAFTRGTTVAAVITGAPF is encoded by the coding sequence GTGCCCAGCCCCGCAACCCCGGACGACCCGAACACCCCGGCCACTCCTGACGCCCCCGAAGCGCTCGACCCGACCGCTCTGCGACCGCGGCTGCCCTCGCCGCTGTGCCAGGTCGCGGACGAGCGCTTCGCGCGCCATGGCGTACGGCTGCTGCTGAAGCGGGACGATCTGATCCACCCGGAGCTGATCGGCAACAAGTGGCGCAAGCTCGCCCCGAACCTCCGCGCGGCGGCGGGCCGCACGGTGGTCACCTTCGGCGGCGCGTACTCCAACCATCTGCGCGCCACCGCCGCCGCGGGCCGCCTCCTCGGGCTGACGACCGTGGGGGTGGTCCGCGGCCAGGAGCTGGCCGACCGCCCCCTCAACCCCTCACTGAACCGCTGCGCGGCCGACGGCATGCGACTGCACTTCGTCGACAGGTCGACGTACCGCCGCAAGAGCGAACCGGAGACGCTGGCCGCCCTGCTGCGCTCGATGGACGCCGAGGACGCGTATGTCGTCCCCGAGGGCGGCAGCAACTCCCTTGCCGTACGGGGCTGCCAGGAACTCGGCGCGGAGCTGCGGGGCCACGGCGGTGTCGACGTGGCCGCCCTGGCCTGCGGCACCGGCGGCACCCTCGCCGGCCTGGCCGCCGGTCTCGCCCCCGACCAGCGGGCCCTGGGCGTCCCCGTCCTCAAGGGCGGCTTCCTGGAGGGCGACATAAGCGCCCTCCAGGAAGCCGCTTTCGGCGGCCACCGCGGCACCTGGTCCCTCGACGACCGCTTCCACTTCGGCGGCTACGCCCGCACCACACCCGAACTCGACAGCTTCGCCGCGGACTTCGAACAACGCCACGGCCTGCCCGTGGAACGTCTCTATGTCGCCAAGATGCTCTATGGACTTGTCACCTTGATGGAGGAGGGGGCTTTCACACGGGGGACGACGGTGGCGGCGGTGATCACGGGGGCACCGTTCTGA